In the Argiope bruennichi chromosome 8, qqArgBrue1.1, whole genome shotgun sequence genome, ACGGTACAGAATGTGTGTACAGAATATATCATGTACAgatagtgcatttttttttcctttaaccaAAATTCACACATGTACATTTGCAATACTAGAACGTAAACtattcctaaaattttcatataagaataaaatagttttactcAACAATGACTGATAAATAGAAAACGTTTGTGATGCATTTTTATAGCACAGCTAACaaaagcataataaatttaaattatttgtggcaaaagaacataaaaaaatcttatttcataagTTTAGGAATTTCCACcaaaagattgattttaaaatgacgCTATAACTCGTATATGTGTAATAACatcaatttcgaaaaataaaattaaatgaaatgaatcggAACACGTAATGAATGGTGAATTCGAAgtgaaattcataaaaactgaAGCAATGCAAGTCCCTAAATCTGATTTTGGCATATTTCACTTTAGGAATTTCACGTATTTGACCAATTAAAGATGAAATAGGAAGTACAAGAGGTAAATGgaacaagaaatataaaagataaaaataatagttgaaaaaatgatatttctaacAGATTGTCAAATTTGTACTCGTTTAAATGCctgtacttaaaaataataaaagactgaaatggatttcaattttttttaatcgccaAGTCGTttttaaacgataaaaatatCTTGGAATCCAAGAAGGATACCAAGACTTAGGTATCTTTCCTGGAAGTATTTGTATGCTATAATTATGTGgattaaaacttcattttgtatatttcatactATTCATTAAAGACAAAATcggtataaatatttaatgctgaTTCTAAATCACAATATACATGAGATATTTCCTGCAGAGAAAAGGAAAATCTGAATCTTTCCAGATTAATAATAccaagtaaataataaaagttcaaaatgacCTGAAATATCGAGTAAGAGTGTAAGCTAGTGTAAAAACTCTTTAAATAGgtatttaacaaatttcttttaaaaaataagcagaaatattATATGCTTACCAAGAgagttaaatatttgataatgtttaaaaatatttcttcttaacgTCGAAATAacaaatcattcatttcattcacttattCACATTATACCAATACTACTTAACAAAGTCTGTTGTCatccaaatatgaaataatatccCAAAATTTAAACAGAGCTTCCaataaaaagttaagaataaaccacaaaatgaaatgaatgtaatTTGAGTATATTTGGCACTTTAGCTCTGATATCTGCATTAAAATAAACTTGGCACATCCCGCATAAGATCTACAAGGCATCTACTATTTCTTTGCATgttaaaaatcactttaaaagcATTTGTCTTTTGCCTTTGAAGATACTAAAAACATGCCTTTGAACATACTATCTTGAAATATGGAATTGCTTATTCTACATCATATGCAGAAAACATTCTAattgttttcaaagttttatcaGGAATTTATGTGccctcccttttttttctcctcttggcattttttcctgaaaaagtCGATTGATCTATAAAAGATCGATACTTGCGAGGAATCAGTGCAAAATGTAATTTGTACGTCGATGATCACACATAccacattatttttaatgtgaaaataatgaATGGATGTTCGTTGATTTGACAGTTCGAAAGCTCATGTTGCTTCTCATTGCATCTGTTACTTTTGATACGAGAACAAAAATGGATTTCTCAGCTATAACTGAGTTCCCTCTTCAAACTTCTGATTCACCAATACTCAGTTCTCTAATCTTAGGCAAGGGAGTTTGGAAACTAACACTTTTGCTGTGAGACGGTTTTCTGACGATGAGTTCAGTTTGAGAATTCTTTTTCACATATCTTCTGGACAATCGCAAAGATgccgtttttcttttcttcccgaGGAATGATAGCATGGAAAGTTTTGGGAAATAGGCTAGCACAACGCCCAGCAGGACTGCCACAATGACGGCACTGGCAACTATCACTGCCTTCACTGGATCAGGAAATTCAgctgaatgaaaaaaagaatttcaagtgAAAACAATTTACTAAAAACTAATCGTGGAAACGCACTTCtactttcatacaaaaaatagatatttttatattaattacttttcaattGTTTACTACTTAATTACAATGTTATGAAATCTTGAAAACAATTCCAAGTGCCACTAAAcgcagataaaaaaattaaattaaattaattaactgataatgttgtttataaaatattaaaatagtgtattctCATCAAGaatatataatagtaaaaaatttcaaaactctaactCACATGAGAGTgaataaaagcattcatttttttttttttaggtttgaaaaaaatttagttgagCATAagagtataaaaagaaattactatcattgataaaattataatatgaaaacattattttgtcGGATTTCTTTTCTGACTATTTATGGTCTCTGTGAAGAGATGAAGATTCCTGATGCACAAACATTTCTTTGCGATTAACCCCTTCAGGATGGATTTTCGCAAGAAAAGAAATGCACGCACAGTACAGGACTAGGCAAAAGCCGACAATCCATATCAAGCCGGGGCAGTTTCTCCAACTAAGTCTACAGcgcattatattttgtaaaaatgtacataataactcgttaatgaaacaatttttaaacatgtgACTTATTATATTTTCGATATTATATTTTCGAATGTGACAATCGATATTGTATTTTCAatcacagttaaaaaaattaattgaaatacttgatatttaaagctaaaaaataataaaataatactgagTATTTTATTATGATCGATAGTACTTAAATTAAAACCAGAATatgaaaacaagagaaaaaataaataattacaattaatattttaaaatacttcacaaaaatcgcaataattattgtttgaaaGCCGTATGAAAAATCTCAAAACGAGGTCACTGTAGATACTCTTCAATCATTCTAAAGATCACGATTCATATTAATAGGAAGTGTCCTGTTGTTTTATAGTGCTCCGGACatattatacatcttttaatcatctattttatcttgattattttaatatttgttactaCCATCGGGAAAAATTCCATAGATGGATCATTCATAAACTTACATATCACCCCCCCTCGGAAAGATAACCGGTCTTGTAGCCATGAATGCACAAATGGAACCGAGCGAAATAAAAGCCTCTTTAGAATAAATATCCTAAATAAgagtataaattataatatctacTTCAAAATGAGCACGTTTTCTCCTTTACATTAGAAAACGCGTGTCTGTTTATATTTGGGAAAATCTAATAATTCACTGACACTTACCCAACCCAATCTTATCTCGGAGAGAAAAATACTAATGTATGGGGTCagtcttttaataaaaacatggATTAGTAACGCCATCTAATAGAAATTATGTGGTTCCTACATAAGCAGCATTCACCTCTGAGGAGAATTTAATCCAAACGAGCATATACGGCATTCGTTTCGAAAGGGTTAATCTGCATAGTTAATTTTAGCAATATGAAACTTTAGATATATCTAACCTACAAGTTTGAGTGTTTACACCGAATAAACATACTAGTTGAAAGTGTGCCGGTAGGTTTACTTGTCTTCCGGAAACCTTCATAGAAGATAATACATTGAAAGGAAAActttaatgttttgaataaaaattgttcgtatataacaactgaaatatcattaatacaatattatacTTTTGAGAAGGGTCCactaatattttacttctttatataTTCTACTATACATAGATGCTGTAcctactaaaataaagaaaatcacatttatttttgtacacgcctttattaattcaaaatgccCTATCAGAACTGGATTTCCAAGAACATATTGACCTCGTCATGTGCCGGAtgcaaaaaaaatgatttaaaaagtacttATGACCAAGACCTTGGCAATGAAAAAAGAACTCGGAAATGGCATTGATATCAAAACATAATTGTTACAGGAATTCTACAATGGAGAAtgctttttttattccatttgtaaGTGCTCGAGTTTAAGTGcgaaatacataaaacaaaagaattgGAAAGTTAATTTACCCTTTGCATACTTACCGCAATGAGAATTACCCGTTTTGTTTTCATCGCTCAAATCACCACAATTATTGTAGCCGTCGCAGGTCAATCCAGACCAAATACAACGACCGTTGTCACACTGAAATTCAGATGATAAAGCACAAGGAGTGTCTGGACCTGAAATGCAAAcaagaaaaagttaaattatgtgtcttaaatgtaaagattttataGGCTTAAcagcaaatatttcaaatgtaaaaaaaattatcaaacttcCATCATATTTCCAATTGTAAAATATGGCACTTATTGTAACTATGCAATAATACTTatgttattcaatattatttcattcattattttgtgtCAAAAACATGTATTAAACCTAAgcctatttttttatgataaatttttctgaattcgtaaataatttatttaagtatgtAAAGGATAAGAAAATATTCGCTTGCCTGATGCTTAACTATCCAATCTCTCTAGCTTGACTTTTGGAGTGATTCTCTTTTAAGCAGCAgtaagttatttcaaaaatatatttttcatttatttagcaaaGTTAGTAGACATTTCTTTAATGTGAGTTCCACGTCTTttacaattaaagataaaaacaaaatttttaatcacataCTCTAATCACAGTTTGCCTGCTGAAATATCAGCTTAcgtcgaaaaatttcaaaatttttcaaaactcaatCAATGTGTGAACCGTTTTATGAGATAaagatgatgaaaaattattattactaagctgaacaagtttctttaaaaataagaaaagttagaAAATGGTATCTTTCATTatcttgctttttaaaatttcctcgTTGGCTCATTTccttgaatttgtttttaacgTTTCATTTAAGAATACTTCGTAAATTTCTGGATTGCAAgatattattcattctttatttctttagttttgatcaatttttcagataataGCATTTAAGAAAGGAAAGTTAACGTGTACTTACTTATATTACACATATTTTTAGATAAGAACTCTGGTGGTAATTAGGAGAGGATTAAACGAGCCcaaaaacttctttatttgaaattgtcaAAAATGTGGGAAGTTTTAAAATCTGATATTGAATGTCAGAAATTTGagttaatggaaaataatttctttaagcaTGTTTTGCAATCTTATCATCTGTGAGTTAACAAGCTGTCATTATCTGTAAGATTAAGAATAACTGTCAACTTTTGATGAGGGAAAAacctaaattaaaattagttcaaGTAATCTGATAAAAccttattattttgataattcacAGCCCTTCTGGTTAATACCAAactataattaatttagaatactCTACTATAGTTTAAGTCTCGCCAAATTAGTAAACTCTAAACAGTGCAGGCAATCAACGCCCCGTTTAGATAATAACAGGCCCCAATTAGTTTCAATAATAGATGTGGCGGATGAATAATgttgattatataatatatactaaaGAATATGCATTTACCTTTCTTCCTTTACAGGTACCTagtaatctatttatttctagaattagTACTTTAAATGCCTTTGCTTTAaagttcaaacaaattttaaattcacttaaaactgatatttatagatatacaaaataaacatatatataaatcaaaagcaTCTCTATTTAGAACATCTTCAGGATTCTTggcttttttttcaatagaaaaacaatttttataaatcagacAAACTTTTATATTGCATCGAATAAAACTTTCCATTTAAAAATCTATACCTACTGCAGCTTCACAGTTGATTATCTCataagaatgaatataaattaaataagaaaactttattaAGCATCAGAAATTCATTTAAGACCGTACaactgtttaagaaaaaaaatggtaaatatttgcCAATTAATCAAATGTTACACTTAGTTTTGATTCCCGAATCGCTTTCTTTATTTagaacgaaattttaatttaaaattgagctTGACTTTAGGTTTATTAGAACGAATCCGGCCATTAAATCTTCAACTGAAAGAGTAGTACAACTTGGTAAAAAACGGAACaaataggaataaataaataaactcggTCTCTAAATATTCTCGGTGAATATCGGTTCTTTTACTTGCTTCGAGATTGCAGTTGAGTTGATATTCGGTTTCGCAGCATCAAGAGCAAATTGATACTGATACTGAATATATTACCTGACACTTTCACCTGATTATTTCACACTTGATACACACGGAAACCAGTCCTTTTATcatcaatattattataacaCCATCTGCTAATAGATAATAACTTTAGAGACTATTAAATGGACCCAAATGGTTCATTATCAATAAAACTTTGgtacttaatttcaattttgaacttcgttttttaaagcattattaaaaaataagaacttctataaaacttaaaaaaattgctagctacaatttaatttatatttaatgtttaaatattttgtggtaGTTATTtagaatgacatttaaaaaattgagatatttgctttttaaatatatttttaaatagttatatacaggaaaaaatctatacattctcagtatttaatttttatttcactaatcataattcttttatttgagcTACTTATtagtttcgaataaaaaattttattaaatatttcgtcatacatttattatattatatttattatttttaaaaatccaaaattttctttttaagtgcatttttttttaagtcgttCTATTGCTTGAATTACGtatttgcttcaaataaaaaaatactcaaatcaaaatacatttatttatccaTAAACAATTTTATGTGCTTAATAAACTAATGCGTTAGAAATGCTTTTATCCCAActgatgataataaataatatacatagaTAGTTAAAATGTCCAGGCGTATAGTGTAGTTACGCTCTGATACTTTGTACCATATTGATATAGGAATCACTCTAATACTTAGTGTTATGCAACTAGTGACAACTGTTCAACTTGAAATCTAGGAATgttgcaaaagatatttttcaagaaattattctttCAGCAACCCTTAACGAGAAAGACTGAGAGGATAATCTTCAGGGAGTTATCCCTTCAGATGTCTTATGCACAAAAGAATCATTTATAAGCTTTTCATGGGCAGATATCTGCTCATTTCAAAAACCCAAGACCAGCATTTTTGGACAATTGGACCCTGCAGATAGTTGAAATGCAGTGAGTAGATGAGTGCATTTTGGGAGTTCTATCTTCGTCCTCCACCATCGTTCATCCATCgccgttatatatttttttcacgcttggcattttgaatcatattattttatctacttatatatttattattcataaaactaattaaattttgcagaTTATCGTTGAATACTCTGAATTCTAAATCCTTTGACAATCATTTACTGTACTTcaaagaaaaagtaaacatttgcCATTCCATCTTTCATATTATTCCAAGTTTAGTGAAATCAATGCCCCCTGGCAAATTCGAAAATCAGCGGAAATTTCCCATATTCGAGAACAGATAGTATAAAAAAgacatataattgaaattttaataaatcacttTTACCATCATATGTTTTATGCTATTAATgtaaattcatacaaaatcaatactttgaaagtttttttaagacAAGTATAAAATAGTACtacaaagaaaggaaaataataatgatattctaaaattaaatatttattattaaagtaagaaaaactGCATTTTCATTGCCTAtcttaaaatactaattatatatttcttattttgtacgATTATCCATGCAGGAAGGTAAAAATAATCTTAAGTCATCGTCCTATGTCTGATTATCTGAGAATATTAAGTGCAGAATTATGAATCAAATCTAATTCATTGAAATCTTTTTTGTCACTAATGTTTTGACAAGCAAaataaattcgcatttttttttcactgaagcacattgtgtttttaaaagaaaggcAAAATATCATCTTAACATTCGTTCATTGTTAAAATTGGTAGCAGACAATCTGTTTTCTATTAATTcgtcaattttaaataattccgaATGCATGATTTTAGTATTAGAATTCATAAAAGCCTTGAAAGTAAACTCCAAAGAAGCAGGAAAACTGATATTGcatcaatttcattatttgtatCCGGCGCGCAAAAATATCAGGTACACAATGACACATACTAAGAGTATCagatattttgtttcagtttctgaactaaattgatatttattggtAATCTCATCGATCTCAATCGTTTTCTATTAGcttatcataaaaataacaaacatcCCACTTCCATTGCCTATCCTGAGTACTaattatgcatttcttattttatacgaTTATGCATGTAGAAagtatcaatttaataaattatatcgaTTTGATATAAAGTATTAAGTTGACAGAGTCTAATTTGTTGCCCAGTCTCGGGAATGCTATAAGCAtgcataatgatatttttttaactattaattttcatCCCAAGCCATACCTGCGTTACCATATTTAACAGTGAACATACCATTGTCGAATCCTCTCCTTCTACGATATTAATTATAGTAGAAGgggttttcatttcattttttcaactaATCGTCAATCACTATCAAACCCGAGATgatgaatatttgaaatcatattcGCATCGGTAACCCCAATTTGAAATCATATTCGTATCGGTAATCCCAATTTGAAATCATATTCGTATCGGTAACAGCTACCAGTCTAAGTTTGGTTTGGATGATGCATTGTATCAACTTGATGCAAAATATCATTCAGATACTTGGTATCATGTTGCGATTCGAAGAGTGgttcatttatttcatacaattttgaagaataagctactattaaagtaaaataaaatccgaTAATGGTCCagcaaactaaaaaataattttttaaaaattgagttctGGGAGAAAGCATCCAGTGATTATGGCGGTCAAGGAAAACATGGTAATATGATGTCATggtgacatttattttaattctataagaaGAGTTTGTTTGttccttatggcacttgccactgacaagcccgctgttacgaagacagcgatttaagcctgagggggacgtctcttattttttatagcagcgccaactagagccaagaatacgactttgctactcacgcatcactcgttcgcttgcacaacccctttttacaggagggcacattcacacatctcacagatagaacaacagaagaacaaccatgcccataccgggactcgaacccgggacgcccagatcacggggaagacgcgctacccctatgccaggacgccggcataagaAGAGTTATATActttatctattattaaaaaaaaaaaaagtcccttTACGACGGAATTTTCTGAAAGTTAACCCAAAGATTCTGCATTGTGTTTAAAAATGACCAGAGAATGAATCAGTTAACAGTTAATTCTATGTTCGATagttttcaatcatttttctctttttcttattCAATGTTCCGTACTCACCTGAGTGCATCTTGTAAGCTGTGAAGATCATCCGAAATCCGATTTGTTCTTTCTTCTCTGTACACGTCCCACACCGTGTATGATAATGAATGGAAAGTGAGCGGGCGGCGCCCGTGCTGAGGAATGTGGCATTGTTCTTGTCACAGAACTCCTCGCAGATGAGGCCATCGCTCTCGTATCCACAATGACCGTGGCACACCTGTTCGGATCTCGTGAAACGACAACAGTCTCTACACATGGGAGCAGTATTGTTGCTCGTAGATGATTCATTGTAAATCTAAAAaggaaaagcataaaaataataagaaattagcTTATAATGCATGAGATGCACAGCTTTAAAAATCgcaatttaaactgaaattataattaatccgGGTTTCAGATATATCCTTGGAGTTCGGTAGTGTGACAGACATTTTCAACTTATGCTGGTAAAAAGTTTTCGAGGAATATTTTGCTATCTTAATCATAACCttcataattaatgtaaattagtTTATTGAGCcgacatatgaaataaaataatacaagctgttgaatttttttgaagttaaaactttgcaagattaaataaaaaaggatatagTACCTCTATagtttaatcaaaagaaattttataacatattctCTATATAACTATAATAGCCAAGTTTGATTTATCcgttaatctaaaaaattaaattttatttaaaatgtaattaatttttacttaaaatattagtttaatagataatattaattcatttttataatttattaattaaaaatattacttttaaaagtatttcaaaaacttGAAATGACATCGCaaagagtttaaaattaaaattgagttaGTATAtctaatagtaaattttaatcattataaatattttgcaaatcttGCTTCATTCAAATTAATACTCTCGCATGACTTTTCCATTCTtgctaagaaaaaatttaattaaattatttgattaataatccTTCCAAACaatccaaaattaaaaagataacattataattttttctcttccttAAAGTCTGTTTTTAATATGTCGGTTgttttttctgaagatttttttaaaaatcttttttgcctATAATAACCTTTGATCGTTTAAGAAAGGACATTGCATATAACGATATAAATAGGAGTCAAAAACGCTTGAAAATATGCACGactcatttaaaagatttcagaAAATCTAGCTAGCTAAGttgaagtattttatattatagatttcagACACTCTATTAAACATTCTTGGATATAAACGAATTCCAACAATcacattatacagggtgtttatttaatcccggacccattttgatgtttaataactcataaaataataaagatagattaaaattaataacataaatggttaaatagactcaaaaagtttcatgacccttgtcaatgaacttccacgtatgcccccttcgtcgcacggagaatatcaagtcgatagtcaatttcacgcctggtagcggcaagcatgtcggcatccacagagcctattgcggttgtaattatggcttttaggtcatcaatgttcgacactctcctcctgaaaacgttgtcttttacaaaCCCCCAAAGGAAAAAGTCCAGTGGCGTTATGTCAGGTGATCTGGGTGGCCAAAGAATTGGACCTCCTCGCCCAATCCATCTTCCTGGAAAATGGTCATTCAAAGAAGCACGAACGATGGTACCCCAATGAGGTGGCGCACCATCTTGTTGCAAAAAGACATGTGGCTGAAGCTCTTCTAGTTGTGGAAATACGAAGTTTTCCAACATGTCTAAGTATACGACTGACGAGACcgtcttttctgtaaaaaagaaaggcCCAATGACTCGGTCGTGCATTAGTCCGCACTTTCTCATTAACCTTTGGGGAATCACTTTGTGCCTCACGGTATTCATGGGGGTTTTCAGATCCCCAtatgcgcacattatggcgattaacaatgccataATGTGCGCATAatatgaaaggatgcttcatcggagaacattatgcgcttcagaaaatcagcatcatcttctatcctccttagcatatctgttgcaaaggccatcctcttaggcctatcgttcggttccaaaacttgaacaatttgaactttgtatgcatgcagtcttaatttttttcttaataaccttgtacaccgtcgaaattggcacatccaattctgttgccgctgatctcacagatattctaggattgtgtaaaaatgtctctctgacatgctcaacatcaaaatcacttgtgcaagggcgtccggaacgtttcttatctgcgatactaccaatttctagaaaattctttttccaccgcaagatgctgtttttggatggagaatctttttggtaaattcttctgaaatttctctgtgcttgcactaccGATTTCGTTTTTCTCTTGctgtgtatgcattctccttaatatccgctcgaataaaacattacatacaaaagtactacatagaacaaacataagtaaacataacattgcaatagttgccaaaaacaaaagagagaaaaatgcaattaataagcagacgatatttagaaaagtacagatatttagactggaaaatgaaattatctgaaattaaccaaaaaagtaaaaatattcaaacctgaaaaggaaaatatatgagttattccatcaataaatgccataagtttgtttatattttcattattttatgagttattaaacattaaaatgggtctgggactttataaacaccctgtattgaATATAGCGTTCAATATAGCGCactgtaatttttaatgatattataaaactcattttgaatggttatttactgtaaaaaaaattaacttttatttaatatctacatttgagttaaagaataataaaattgtttttttataattaattgagattataatattttaacgtCATTTGGTAATGACTCCAAGGATCCCACTTCGTGCCTAATCTCATTTCACAATCATCACTTACTACCTGGCAGATTTCAAGCACTCAACAAGAATAATGAAATGCATCCGCATCGAAACTTCAATGGAAATGGGTCTAAAAATTAGTAATCCTTTCACAAAGTCAAAATTGTTATAGACCAAAgctttctttgtatttatttctttttaaaagtttgaaaaaaatataaaaaaatggaaattatttgacAGAAAACAATAGCaagttctttttaaaacaaaatttgacaataGAAAAGAGTAACTCTAAACTATTAAGAAGAGAAGATACTTCACATTTCTTAATCCATCAttgcattttgcatttattattggTTAAAAAAGATTCACTACAGTTAGctgcaatttcaattttaatcttgATTACATATCACCGATCTCTGCTACTATCCTTAGCAATTGCAGTACTGTTCTTAATACCTAGTTCTTCTTCTCTTCATATATTATACATCCTACAAatcctaaaaattataaattaacgctgttgaaa is a window encoding:
- the LOC129981981 gene encoding uncharacterized protein LOC129981981, which codes for MVLYHILLSCSWLILSWLVSKGNAEKRSYMTYDMTTICKKLPNFKIRMHHSNAGSTGILKATDYLSEEEESECVAKITPPRGYGVIYHFEGMDLRKDANNDCRDYIKIYNESSTSNNTAPMCRDCCRFTRSEQVCHGHCGYESDGLICEEFCDKNNATFLSTGAARSLSIHYHTRCGTCTEKKEQIGFRMIFTAYKMHSGPDTPCALSSEFQCDNGRCIWSGLTCDGYNNCGDLSDENKTGNSHCAEFPDPVKAVIVASAVIVAVLLGVVLAYFPKLSMLSFLGKKRKTASLRLSRRYVKKNSQTELIVRKPSHSKSVSFQTPLPKIRELSIGESEV